The Canis aureus isolate CA01 chromosome 15, VMU_Caureus_v.1.0, whole genome shotgun sequence genome includes the window CTGATGGTGGCTTCCTGGGCATGTGGCTCCCTGCTGGCCCTGGTCCATGTGAGCCTCATCCTGAGGCTGCCCTTCTGTGGGCCTCATGAAATCAACCACTTCTTCTGTGAAATCCTGTCTATCCTCAAGCTGGCCTGTGCTGACACCCGGCTTAACCAAGTGGTCATCTTTGTTGCCTGCATGTTTATCTTAGTGGTGCCCCTCTGCTTGGTGCTGGTGTCCTACTCACGCATCCTGTTGGCCATCCTGAGGATCCAGTCTGGGGAGGGCCGCAGAAAGGCCTTCTCTACCTGTTCCTCCCACCTCTGTGTGGTGGGGCTCTTCTTTGGCAGTGCCATTGTCATGTACATGGCCCCCAAATCCCACCACCCTGAAGAGCAGCAGAAGatccttttcttgttttacagCCTTTTCAACCCTATGCTGAACCCACTGATCTACAGCCTAAGAAATACAGAAGTCAAGAGTGCCCTGAGAAGAGCAATGTGCAAGAAAAGTCATTCCCAATTGGAGTGATATTGGAATCACCAGGCTGAGTGTTAGATTAGTGCCCAAATCCAGGAAATTTCACTGCTTCCTTCTTAGATCTGCCTAAAGGACACAAGAGCaagccttctctcttctttttttttttttttaattttttttaaaatttatttatgatagtcacacagagagagagagagagagagagagaggcagagacacaggtagagggagaagaagcaggctccatgctccgggagcccgacatgggactcgatcccgggtctccaggatcgcgccctgggccaaaggcaggtgccaaaccgctgcgccacccagggatcccgccttctctcttcttttgaatgAAAAGGTTTAGATATGTTACATTCATTGATTATCTAGCAGGTGTGATTTTAtcagatatgatttttttctttgctcattgaatttaatatctgaaattaaaaattgttttaatccattttctGGATCCCATCAATTGAATACAGCCTATCTATCTCTCTAACCCTAagtatttaaaacacaaaaactacGTATATCATaggatttggaagaaaaaaaccctgcAGTAAAGGGCAATGACCCTCTAAACCCAGAGGCACACTTGTCCATTCTCCTAAAATTTTACTTGCCCTGCTAAAGACAACTGTTAAAGAATAACTCAGAgatatttatttagtgttttgCATGAtggtgagaaattttaaatgaaaattattgaCTCAGGGAGGAATGAGCAGGCTGAGCAAAGGAACAAAATTAATGCAAAGTATATTGgacaaagaaggagaaggaaaaatctgTAGACAATGTGAGAACAGTGCATATTGTTCACAGCTTCAGAAATAAACTGGTTACTAGTAACTAGCAAAGGAGCCAAGCTGGGTATTCTCTCCCTGAATAGGCTGATAAGGGGtagcaaagaaaacaatttgaGCTGTTTATGGATTCTCCAGAAaattttgagtgttgagctgcaAATTATGTAGATGTACAAACTATATCAATATGTAGTTTTCTGGTGTCTTGTTATCAGCACTTCCACCTGGGTGCATCATTTCCCTCATTAGATGTCTCATCCTTGAAATAGGAAATTTGACCAGAGAGTGCAAGTGGCTAGTATAGTATAGCTGGCTATTCTCATTTAGTAGTGGATTGATTTTTACTGATTCATTCTACATTACAAATCCAACAATCAGTCATGAACCCTGTACATTTCAGGTGGCTTTGTAGGATGTTACCTATAAAATCCaccttctttaatattttgtttatttatttgaaagagagagtgtgaatatgggcaggagcagagggagagaaggaagcacaCTCtttgctgagcatagagcccaacgtggggctcgaacccacaacactgagatcatgacctgagctgaaatcaagagttggaggctaaGCTGCCGGAGCCATCGAGGCACCCCTAAAATCCACtttgtatacacacataccaGAAAGTAGCAAATGTCAGGCTTTTGCCCTGACAGTCTGGCTCAGACAATAGTTTGTTGTGCTAACTAGTTAAGCCCTCAGTACTTAACCACAACAGTGTACATTCTGTATACCAACATCCGTGTTATCAATAAAGAAGAACAAGGCTAAATTATCCCAAAGATGGATGTGTTATGTGAAAGAGGGTGTACTTCCAGCCTCATGTGCCACAGTAAGTCGATCTATGCTCTGTAAGGCCTAGAAGGTGAGATCATTTATGAGAAGCTGGTTGTCATGGACAATGACTCCTAAGGGCAGagtcataaaaatatttggaCTTTTAGGGAAACAGAGAACATAAAGCAAATGAGAACCAAGGCCGTTCTTAGTGAGATTGGTGATTAGTTGAGCTAAGACCCAGAACCAAGATAACAACACCATAATATATGCCCCCACACACCTCTCGGCTAGTCAATGCACTTCACATATCTTATTAATCTTCAAAACAGTCCTTTGCGGCAAAAAAACAATATCCCTCACTTTActtatagggaaactgaggcacagggatgtcaagtaacttgcccagtaTCAAAATGCTGACTGTCTAGTCCCGGATTAAACTGAGGCAATCAGATCCTTGACCTTATAGCCATAACCACATGGCCTCTTTGGAACTATCTGTGAATAATGATCAGAGAAATGGAGGTAGTGAAACAAAACCAGTGACAAAGACCAAGCGATGGGCATTAGACTTCTGACAGAAGCTTTTGTTTGCTAGAGGAAGCACCTTAACTGTAAACTGATATGTAAACAGTGGGTGTGGCAACAAGGAAGAATTTGACTCCAAGGGTCAGAGACCAAGAAAGGCTAGCCTGGGCCATAAACTGCAGGGAAGCAGGAAAGGGGAAGACAGATGATTCAGTGTCACACTGATGAAGTAGTGTTGGAGTAGAATTAGAATGGATGCTTGATAGTAGTTTATCTAAAGGTGCCCTTTCCCAAGACAAAggaatttagatttcatttttggTGTTGAATATTGTTATGATCTTTCAGGTGGCATTTATGGAACACTGCTCAGCTAGGTATCAAGTTTCACAGGTTAAGATGGGAGCTCCCCAAGGGTAGGAACTAGAATCTGTTCATCACTTTTTCATCCACACTAACACACTGCTTAGCACATAGGAGGCACTCAAGCATTGGTCGGGTACATTCATGAGCCTTTATCAATTAGCTATACACAATTTTCAATGTTAAACTATCTTatgatttctacattttttaaaattcttctatttGCAAAACAGAGTATGATAGAAAACAATTGCAGCTAAAATTTATTTAGTAATGTCTGTGTACCAGACACCATGTTATATTCTTTAGATGTAGTCCTCACATCAGAGCTGTGAAGTATTAATGGTACTTTCATTTATAGAAGGTAAGCTGAGGTTTAGAGAATTAAGTAACATACTCAATGTCATAGTAGAATCAGAATTCAGATCTAGTCAATCCAATCTAGATTAACTGTGAATGACCCTTTTGTAAAGGACCTTCTGATACTTACATCTTCAATGGCTAGGTGAAGGCTCATGTCATAGTAGTCAACAAATGctgaagaatgaaattagaccactctcttgcacgatacacaaagataaactcaaaatggatgaaagatctaaatgtgagacaagattccatcaaaatcctagaggagaacacaggcaacaacaccctttttgaacttggccacagtaacttcttgcaagatacatccacgaaggcaagagaaacaaaagcaaaaatgagcgattgggacttcatcaagataagaagcttttgcacagcaaaggatacagtcaacaaaactcaaagacaacctacagaatgggagaagatatttgcaaatgacgtatcagataaagggctagtttccaagatctataaagaacttattaaactcaacagcaaagagacaaacaatccaatcatgaaatgggcaaaagacatgaagagaaatctcacagaggaagacatagacatggccaacatgcacatgagaaaatgctccgcatcactggccatcagggaaatacaaatgaaaaccacaatgagatcccacctcacaccagtgagaatggggaaaattaacaaggcaggaaaccacaaatgttggagaggatgcggagaaaagagaaccctcttcactgttggtgggaatgtgacctggtgcagccactctggaaaactgtgtggaggttcctcaaagagttaaaaatagacctgccctacgacccagcaattgcactgttgggaatttaccccaaagatacagatgcagggaaacgccgggacacctgcaccccgatgtttctagcagcaatgtccacagcagccaaactgtggaaggagcctcggtgtccatcgaaagatgatggataaagaagatgtggtttatgtatacaatggaatattcctcagccattagaaacgacaaatacccaccatttgcttcgtttccacgtggatggaactggagggtattatgctgagtgaagtaagtcaatcagagaaggacaaacattacatggtctcattcatttggggaatataaataatagtgaaagggaataaaggtgggatccctgggtggcgcagcggtttggcgcctgcctttggcccagggcgcgatcctggagacccgggatcgaatcccacatcgggctcctggtgcatggagcctgctctccctctgcctgtgtctctgcctctctctctttctctctgtgtgactatcataaataaataaaaattaaaaaaaaaattttaaaaaaaagaaagggaataaagggaaaaggagaaaaaatgagtgggaaatatcagaaagggagacagaacttgagagactcctaactctgggaaacgaaatgggggggggtggaaggggaggagggaggggggtgggggtgactgggtggcggggactgaggtgggcacttgacaggatgagcactgggtgttattctgtatgttgacaaattgaataccaataaaaaataaatttattattaaaaaataaacaaatgctgGCTCATACACAGTCATTTAGCCTAGACTCCTATCCAAAAAAACtccatatatatatggttttataaatataaaatatgtagctTCATCAAATATGTAACTTAAATATAGTAGCTATTGTTATCCTTACAAAGTTAGCCATCTTGTCCATCAGTCACTTTAGTTTCAAATGCACTCAGTTCTTGCAAAAATTTTCTAATAGGGTGAATATTAATGATTAATTATGTCTCATTTGCCAGTGATTACAGGAGAATTACAAACATATTAGAAggtatttacttctttttttttttttttttacttcttaatataaaaaaaaagagctatgtaTATTTGTTTCTAATATGTAGAAGTGAAGatatgagcctttttttttttaaggatatgagCCTTTTGAAAAAGAGCATGCCAATTTGTGAAAGCTTCTGATTACAGTATGCCAGGAGGTGCTTGTACTAGCAAGATGGTGGAGAATTAGGGGTTGTAACTACTGAAAATGATCGGGTGGGATGCTGTAGGTGGGAGCTAGTTCACAAGCCATTTGAAATTGGATTCCCGGGTGTCTTTGGCATGTGGAGTGGGCACTGACAACCACTGACCTGTAGGTtgattgtttattcttttttagacGGCGTAGACCAGAGCTTCTCTGGTGTGCATACAAATCATCAAAGATCTTGCAGAAATACAGGTTATGATTTAGCAGCCCTGAATGGGATGGGCagagatttgcatttctaacaatctCTTCTATCTTGCTGATGATGCTGAGCCACAGTCCATACTTTGAATGTTCATGCAGTGGAGAAGCATGGTTAAATCTATGGTTCTTAGGGAGGAAAAAGGGAGGAGATTTCTAATGGGGTCTCACAAGATGTCACAGTTGTGATATCTTTTCCGAGACCACAGGGAAGtgtctgctttccttccttcctaatgAAATTTGATTAGAGCACTACTTCAACTTcatctggttttttgttttgcttgttctctgctatttgtttgcttttcactTGTGTAACACCATTGAGTCAAGAGAAGAAGTGTGTTTGTGAGCATAGTCTGGTTTTGTCCTGGGAGGGCTGGCTGGCACAGAGGCAGGACTTCTGAGTTCCTACCTTAAGTCTAACAATTCCATCAAGTTTCTGTGTGACTTTAGAAAAG containing:
- the LOC144284083 gene encoding olfactory receptor 2A1/2A42-like gives rise to the protein MEKNQTMVTEFILLGFCLGPRIQMVLFGLFTLFYAFTLLGNGLILGLISLDPRLHTPMYFFLSHLAIVDIAYACNTVPQMLVNLLRPDKPISFAGCLTQTFLFLTFALIECLLLVVMSYDRYVAICHPLRYSVIMSWRVCITLMVASWACGSLLALVHVSLILRLPFCGPHEINHFFCEILSILKLACADTRLNQVVIFVACMFILVVPLCLVLVSYSRILLAILRIQSGEGRRKAFSTCSSHLCVVGLFFGSAIVMYMAPKSHHPEEQQKILFLFYSLFNPMLNPLIYSLRNTEVKSALRRAMCKKSHSQLE